A single genomic interval of Deltaproteobacteria bacterium harbors:
- a CDS encoding TetR/AcrR family transcriptional regulator, translated as MLQLNKRQQQKKRTHERILSSAYELFCLFGINGTTTLAVAERAQVSHGLIFAHFKTRDELVAAVVGVYGERVVKRIHELVYAKASLRQTLNAHLTGLSEHEEFYARLVTDGPILPPMSRATLLGIQSATAFHLSQSAQSEMQSGHILTIPVHLLFNTWIGLIHHYLANRDLFAPNASVLRRCGPELLEHYLGLLAIKKP; from the coding sequence AGCGCATATTATCATCAGCTTATGAGTTATTTTGTCTATTTGGGATTAACGGCACTACAACGCTTGCGGTGGCCGAGCGCGCCCAAGTTTCTCATGGGTTAATCTTTGCCCATTTTAAAACCCGTGATGAATTAGTCGCTGCAGTTGTAGGGGTTTATGGCGAACGCGTAGTAAAACGTATTCATGAGTTAGTTTACGCAAAGGCAAGTTTACGCCAAACGCTTAACGCCCATTTAACCGGGTTAAGTGAACACGAAGAATTTTATGCACGCTTGGTGACCGATGGTCCAATTTTGCCACCTATGTCACGGGCTACCTTGTTAGGTATTCAATCAGCCACAGCTTTTCATTTAAGTCAAAGTGCACAAAGCGAAATGCAGTCTGGACACATTTTAACAATACCGGTGCATCTACTGTTTAATACTTGGATTGGGCTTATACATCACTATCTAGCTAATAGAGATCTTTTTGCCCCCAATGCCTCGGTACTTAGACGCTGCGGCCCAGAACTACTTGAGCATTATCTTGGCCTATTAGCCATAAAAAAACCTTAA
- a CDS encoding zinc ribbon domain-containing protein has product MSNKRCISCGMPMTKPDEFAANDTSKDYCIHCARQDGSLKSYDEALVGMTAFITHSQGLDENAAREAAKQMMASLPAWKDI; this is encoded by the coding sequence ATGTCTAATAAGCGTTGTATTTCTTGCGGTATGCCTATGACCAAACCTGATGAATTCGCTGCCAACGACACCTCAAAAGATTATTGCATTCATTGTGCGCGTCAAGATGGATCATTGAAATCATATGATGAAGCTTTGGTCGGAATGACTGCCTTTATTACTCACTCTCAGGGATTAGATGAAAATGCAGCACGTGAAGCTGCTAAACAAATGATGGCTAGCTTGCCAGCTTGGAAAGATATTTAA